A genomic window from Quercus lobata isolate SW786 chromosome 10, ValleyOak3.0 Primary Assembly, whole genome shotgun sequence includes:
- the LOC115963451 gene encoding transcription elongation factor TFIIS-like, translating into MAALSIEKDFGVPKRKRLIIKSDSKSIKNSDYRESVRKLLAEAFSRVSSETDESISPAFDPVEVAASVESAMYERIGWSNPIKKAKYQSVLFNLKDPKNSDLRRKVVLGEINAQTLVTMSAEEMASEKRKRENIQIKLKTLKRCVHDANEEDKATTDMFQCSRCRERKCTYYQLQTRSADEPMTTYVTCVKCSKRWKV; encoded by the exons ATGGCGGCACTGAGCATTGAAAAAGATTTCGGGGttccaaaaagaaagagactgaTAATCAAGTCGG ATTCCAAGTCGATCAAGAACTCTGATTATCGAGAGAGCGTTAGGAAACTGTTGGCAGAGGCCTTTTCCAGAGTATCATCTGAAACTGATGAGAGCATATCACCAGCTTTTGACCCAGTTGAAGTCGCTGCTTCAGTGGAGTCTGCAATGTACGAAAGAATTGGGTGGTCCAATCCAATCAAGAAGGCTAAGTATCAATCCGTCTTGTTCAATCTCAAAGACCCAAAAAACTCAGATTTGAGGCGAAAGGTTGTTCTTGGTGAGATCAATGCACAGACTCTTGTAACCATGAGTGCCGAGGAGATGGCCAGTGAGAAAAGGAAGCGTGAGAATATTCAGATAAAGTTGAAAACGTTGAAGAGATGTGTGCATGATGCTAATGAAGAAGATAAGGCCACCACTGACATGTTCCAGTGCAGCCGGTGCCGCGAGCGCAAGTGCACCTACTACCAGTTGCAGACACGGAGTGCCGATGAACCCATGACAACTTATGTCACTTGCGTCAAATGCAGCAAACGCTGGAAGGTCTAG